The DNA segment GTTAACCTGCAAGTGAAATTCGCCGAAGTCAGCCGCAGCCTCGTTCGAACGATCAGCGGCAACCTCCAATCTGCCGATGGCACCAACGGTTTCCGTTTCGGGGCAGGTACCGGCCGTTCAATCGGCGGAACCGAATTCAATTTCGGCGGACCACTTGGTGCTGGTAACGGCGCGGCTCAAACTTCGTTTGTCCTCCCCGATGGCACACAGATTGTTGGCCCATCGGTAGACTCACAAGGGGGAACTTCGCTCGCAGGTCTTGGCCGATTGTTTGGTTTGAACCTGCTCGGCGCGCTCGACCTTTCGGAACGTCTTGGCCTTGTGACAACCTTGTCTCAGCCAAACCTGACTGCGCTTTCGGGCGAAACAGCGACCTTCTTGGCCGGCGGCGAATTTCCAATCCCGATTTCTCAGGGTCTGGGCAACGTGGCCATCGAATATCGCGATTTCGGTGTAAGCCTCGCTTACACACCAACGGTTCTGGCCAACGGCCGCATTTCAATGCGTGTCCGCCCAGAAGTCTCTGAGCTTTCGAGCCAGGGCGCCGTTACTCTCAACGGTTTTCAGGTACCGGCTCTGACGATCCGTCGCACAGAAACAACTGTGGAACTTGGCTCTGGTCAAAGCTTCATGATTGCCGGCCTGTTGTCCAACAACGCGCAAAACGCATTGGATAAAGCGCCCGGTCTTGGCGATGTGCCGATCTTGGGCAACCTATTCCGCAGTCGCGATTTCCGCCGTGGTGAAACGGAATTGGTCATCATCGTAACGCCATATTTGGTTCAGCCGGTGAACGCTGGTGAAATCAAATTGCCGACCGATGGCTATCACTCTGCCAATGAGTTTGAGCAACTGATCACCTATCAGGACAATTCCGGTGTCAGCGGTGAAAGCCGCCCGGGACCAACCGCCGCTGGTGATGAGGCCCCAAATCCCGACATCAGCAACGCTGATCCGGCCGCCATCGTTCCAAACGCGCCGCAAAACCCGCGTCGCGCCGATGATACACGCAATCGTGCCCGCGAACGTCAAGCTGACGCCGCGACGCCCGGTTTCAGCCTTTAATTTCAGCGAAAGGTTCAGATCATGAACAAGCCACGCAAAAGCAAATTGATGGGCGCAGTTGCCCTTTCGCTCGGCCTCGTTGCGGCGGGTTGCGCAGGAATGCCAACAAACACGTCGCTCTACAGCACCAAACAACCGGTCGTTGAACGCACCAACTTTACGATGGATGTGGACACGAACCGCTCAGGCCTCTCGATTTCAGAACAACAACGTTTGAACGGTTGGTTTGAAACGATGGACCTGTCTTACGGTGATCGTGTTAGCATCGAAGACCCCGGCAACAATCCGGCGGTTTCCAATGCCGTCAACGATCTGGCCGCGCGTTACGGCATCATTGTCAGCGCCGTTGCTCCGACAACGGTTGGCATGCTCGAACCGGGCAAAGCACGCGTTGTGATCACGCGGTCCAGCGCTTCTGTTCCTGGATGCCCTGATTGGTCGGCCAAATCCGATTCAAACTACTGGAACGCAACCAGCCCCGGCTATGGTTGTGCCGTGAACAGCAATCTGGCCGCTATGGTCGCCAATCCCGAAGACCTTCTCGAAGGTCAGAGCGGGACCGGTGAAACCGTTGTCGCGACCGGCACACGGGCCATTCAAACCTATCGCGAAACCGCACCGACCGGTGCAGGCGGACTTCAAAACGCAACTGGCGGAGGAAACTGATCCATGACTGCTCCTTGGAAATCGGGTCTCCCCGGCAATCGTGACGCCTTTGCCGCCTATATTTGTGACGATGCCGCACTCGACGTGCTGCGCCCAATCGTCATCGAAATGGGTTGGCAGCCGGAAAAGTGTAACAAGGGCGGCCTGCGCAATGCGGTCCAATCCTTGTCCGTCAGCGCAAGTCCGGCGATCCTTTTGGTCGACCTGTCCGAAAGCGGCGATCCGCTGAACGACATCAACGCTTTGGCGGAAGTCTGTGAACCGGGAACCGTCGTGATTGCGATTGGTCAGGTCAACGATGTTCGCCTCTATCGCGACCTTCTCGCCAGCGGCATCCACGATTACCTGCTGAAACCGCTGAATGCACAGGCCGTGCACGATGCATTGAACGGCGCTCTTGCAGTGTTCACATCACCCAAGGCCGGCGATGGTGAAGCGGTCAAACGCCACATCTCAACCGCGATTGTTGGAACACGCGGCGGTGTCGGCGCGTCCACTCTTGCAACGTCGCTATCTTGGTTGTTCAGCGAACATCACCAGGTGCCCACGGCATTGCTTGATCTCGACGTGCACTTCGGAACAGGCGCGCTCGCGCTTGACCTGGAGCCGGGTCGTGGCCTGACCGATGCGATCGACAATCCCAGCCGGATTGACGGTCTGTTCATCGAACGCGCAATGATCCGTGCGAACGACAATTTGTCGATCCTTTCGGCGGAAGCTCCGATTAGCCAACCGTTGATGACCGATGGGTCTGCGTTCGTACAATTGGAGGAAGAATTCCGCCAAGCGTTCGAAATGACCGTCATCGATCTGCCACGCAATATGCTGATCAACTTCCCGCATTTGCTCGCCGATGTGAACCTTGTCTTGCTGACTTGCGAACTGACGCTGGCTTCGGCGCGTGACACGATCCGCATTCTGTCTTGGCTGAAAACCAACGCGGCTCACGCGCATCCTATGATCGTCGCCAACAAAGTCCAACCGGGCGTGGCAGAGATCAGCAAGGCCGATTTCGAAGCCTCAATCGAACGCAAAGTCGATTTTGCCGTTCCGTATGACATCAAAGCCGCGTCAAACGCCGCCAAACTTGGCCAAGTGTTTATCGAAGCGAACAAGTCATCCAAGGCGACCGCCGGAATCAAGCAAATCGCCGAGCGTGTTTTAGGCGCCAGCGAGGAAGATCTCGCTGCCGTCAGCGAACAAAAGAAATCACTGCTTGGTGGATTCGATCTGAAAGGCCTCTTGGCCAAGAAGAAGAGCCCCGAAGCAGAGCCAGCCGAATAAGCTGGCATGATTGGCGCCCCCGCGAACGTGTTTCTCACGTTGTGCGGGCGGCTCCAATCCACACTTTTCAGCCATTGGCCAAGGCCAGAGGCACAAGAGACAGAGCAAAGCTAAGGGCAATCGCCTGGACCTTTGTCACTACAATCAACCAGTTGCGCCGATCGGGCACAACACAGGAATAGGCAAACGAGGCCGACATGGATTTCTTCGATACCCTGCTCATCACGGTGGTGATCTTTTCCGTGCTCGTTGCCGGCTATTTTCTGATTGCCGGATCTGGAACGGGCAAAGCACAAAAGCGGCGCCTTGAATCGCTGCGCTATCGCCATTCCGAAAGCACCGACGCCAAGGTTGAGTCTCAATTCAAGAAAGCCATCGCGGCCCGGAAACCAAAATCTCATCAGGTAGCCGGATCGGGATCGCGTCTCGAGGCGCTTGAAATGCGCCTCGACCGGACCGGCAAAGGCTGGGCCGTTTCGCAATATGTGTATGCATCTTTGGGCATCATCATCGCGGTTGCGGTGTTGGTTTTCTTACAAAGCGGCGCGCCGCTGCTATCGCTTGGCGTTGGCGCGGTTGCGGGCCTCGGTATACCGCATCTTGTGGTCGGATTTCTGATCGGAAAGCGGACCAACAATTTCAACGCAAAATTCCCTGATGCAATCGAACTTTTGGTGCGTGGTCTTCGGTCTGGTTTGCCAGTGACCGAGACATTGGGCGTGGTTTCGCAAGAAGTGGACGGCCCAGTTGGCATCGAGTTCAAAGGGATCACTGAACGGATCAAAATCGGTAAAACGATGGAAGATTCCCTCCAAGAAACGGCCGACCGTCTTGGCATTCCGGAATTCAACTTTTTCTGCATCACCTTGGCGATCCAACGTGAAACGGGCGGTAACTTGGCGGAAACTCTGTCGAACTTAGCCGACGTTTTGCGCAAGCGCTCTCAGATGAAGCTGAAGATTAAAGCGATGAGCTCTGAGTCGAAAGCTTCCGCTTACATCGTTGGTTCTTTGCCGTTCATCGTCTTTGGCCTGATCTATTGGATCAATCCCGAATATCTGGGCGGGTTCTTCTACGAAGATCGCTTGATCGTGGCTGGCCTTGGCGGGCTGTGCTGGATGAGCATCGGCGTCTTTATCATG comes from the Erythrobacter sp. Alg231-14 genome and includes:
- a CDS encoding type II and III secretion system protein family protein codes for the protein MKAQLKMKTFAKALLAGVVALPMVAAPSGSATAQQVVSPSQEIVLSIGRGELVTIPGSMTDVFVANENVADVQIKSQRQLYVFGKAGGETTIYASNARGDVIFSANIRVGSNIGSIDQMMALAMPDAQVSVATMGTNTVLLTGTVAAPEDAAEAERLVQAFLGADANVISRLRTATPLQVNLQVKFAEVSRSLVRTISGNLQSADGTNGFRFGAGTGRSIGGTEFNFGGPLGAGNGAAQTSFVLPDGTQIVGPSVDSQGGTSLAGLGRLFGLNLLGALDLSERLGLVTTLSQPNLTALSGETATFLAGGEFPIPISQGLGNVAIEYRDFGVSLAYTPTVLANGRISMRVRPEVSELSSQGAVTLNGFQVPALTIRRTETTVELGSGQSFMIAGLLSNNAQNALDKAPGLGDVPILGNLFRSRDFRRGETELVIIVTPYLVQPVNAGEIKLPTDGYHSANEFEQLITYQDNSGVSGESRPGPTAAGDEAPNPDISNADPAAIVPNAPQNPRRADDTRNRARERQADAATPGFSL
- a CDS encoding type II secretion system F family protein; this translates as MDFFDTLLITVVIFSVLVAGYFLIAGSGTGKAQKRRLESLRYRHSESTDAKVESQFKKAIAARKPKSHQVAGSGSRLEALEMRLDRTGKGWAVSQYVYASLGIIIAVAVLVFLQSGAPLLSLGVGAVAGLGIPHLVVGFLIGKRTNNFNAKFPDAIELLVRGLRSGLPVTETLGVVSQEVDGPVGIEFKGITERIKIGKTMEDSLQETADRLGIPEFNFFCITLAIQRETGGNLAETLSNLADVLRKRSQMKLKIKAMSSESKASAYIVGSLPFIVFGLIYWINPEYLGGFFYEDRLIVAGLGGLCWMSIGVFIMAKMVSFEI
- a CDS encoding pilus assembly protein CpaE produces the protein MTAPWKSGLPGNRDAFAAYICDDAALDVLRPIVIEMGWQPEKCNKGGLRNAVQSLSVSASPAILLVDLSESGDPLNDINALAEVCEPGTVVIAIGQVNDVRLYRDLLASGIHDYLLKPLNAQAVHDALNGALAVFTSPKAGDGEAVKRHISTAIVGTRGGVGASTLATSLSWLFSEHHQVPTALLDLDVHFGTGALALDLEPGRGLTDAIDNPSRIDGLFIERAMIRANDNLSILSAEAPISQPLMTDGSAFVQLEEEFRQAFEMTVIDLPRNMLINFPHLLADVNLVLLTCELTLASARDTIRILSWLKTNAAHAHPMIVANKVQPGVAEISKADFEASIERKVDFAVPYDIKAASNAAKLGQVFIEANKSSKATAGIKQIAERVLGASEEDLAAVSEQKKSLLGGFDLKGLLAKKKSPEAEPAE
- a CDS encoding CpaD family pilus assembly lipoprotein produces the protein MNKPRKSKLMGAVALSLGLVAAGCAGMPTNTSLYSTKQPVVERTNFTMDVDTNRSGLSISEQQRLNGWFETMDLSYGDRVSIEDPGNNPAVSNAVNDLAARYGIIVSAVAPTTVGMLEPGKARVVITRSSASVPGCPDWSAKSDSNYWNATSPGYGCAVNSNLAAMVANPEDLLEGQSGTGETVVATGTRAIQTYRETAPTGAGGLQNATGGGN